One genomic region from Vitis riparia cultivar Riparia Gloire de Montpellier isolate 1030 chromosome 17, EGFV_Vit.rip_1.0, whole genome shotgun sequence encodes:
- the LOC117904754 gene encoding polyamine oxidase 5-like, protein MDSKQSLQVAFVSFIERRRRPLSSIPSVIVIGGGISGIVAAYTLHNASFQVVLLESRDRLGGRIHTDYSLGCPVYMGASWLHGACNENPLAPLICRLGLTLYHTSGDDSVLYDHDLESCTLFDMDGHQVPQKMVIEVGETFKKILKETENVRIEHCDDISVLQAISIVLDRHPESRQEGLSNEVLQWYICRMESWFVVDADKISLKSWDQEHILSGGQRLMIQGYDPIIKTLSKDLDIHLNHRVTNISYGCKKVVVTVEGERNFVADAAIITVPIGILKANLIESNMIPASTFDYGKK, encoded by the coding sequence atggattccaaacaATCTCTTCAAGTAGCTTTTGTCTCATTCATTGAGAGGCGACGTAGGCCACTCTCTTCAATCCCTTCAGTCATTGTGATTGGTGGTGGTATTTCAGGGATAGTTGCTGCCTATACTCTTCATAATGCATCTTTTCAGGTGGTCTTGTTGGAATCACGGGATAGACTTGGTGGCCGCATTCATACTGATTACTCACTTGGTTGTCCAGTATATATGGGAGCATCATGGCTTCATGGTGCTTGCAATGAGAATCCCTTAGCTCCATTGATATGTCGTCTGGGCCTTACATTATACCATACTAGTGGGGATGATTCTGTGTTGTATGACCATGATTTGGAAAGTTGCACACTTTTTGATATGGATGGTCATCAAGTTCCTCAGAAGATGGTTATCGAAGTTGGAGAGACATTTAAGAAAATTCTGAAAGAGACAGAGAATGTAAGGATTGAACATTGTGATGATATATCTGTTCTACAAGCAATTTCTATTGTGCTGGATAGGCACCCAGAGTCGAGACAAGAAGGGCTTTCCAATGAAGTGTTGCAATGGTATATTTGTAGAATGGAGTCTTGGTTTGTTGTTGATGCAGATAAGATATCACTGAAAAGTTGGGATCAGGAGCATATACTTTCTGGTGGTCAGAGACTTATGATACAAGGTTACGACCCAATAATAAAGACCCTCTCTAAAGATCTCGATATACATTTGAATCATAGGGTTACAAATATATCATATGGGTGTAAAAAGGTGGTGGTCACTGTTGAGGGTGAAAGGAACTTTGTTGCAGATGCTGCCATTATAACTGTTCCCATTGGAATTCTTAAAGCCAATTTAATTGAGTCCAACATGATTCCAGCTA